The Halobacillus ihumii genomic sequence ACTGGCGAGCCACGAAATTAATATCGGCCGTATGGAAGTGTCCAGAAAAGGTGAGGGCGAACAGGCACTGATGGTGATTGAAGTTGATCAAAATATTGATGTTTCTATTCTAAGCGAATTAGAACGAGCTGACCATATTACCCAGGTCGCTAAAATATCAGACTAACCTAGAGAAAGGGGTAGGACTTTGTTTAAAAATGTTGCAGAATTAATACAACTCGCAGAAAGCAAAGGCGAAAAAATTTCCGAGATTATGATTCAGCAGGAAGTGGAAGTGAAGCAAGTTTCGAGGGAAGAGATCTTTTCTCAAATGGAACGAAATCTTGCAGTTATGGAGGAAGCAGTGGAGGATGGTTTAAAAGGTGTGGAATCGCATAGTGGATTAACCGGCGGTGATGCTGTTTTAGTTCAAAACTATATGAGAGACCATGAACCACTTTCTGGAAATTTATTGATGGATGCGGTTAGTAAAGCTGTCGCTACCAATGAAGTGAATGCAGCGATGGGAACGATTTGCGCGACTCCAACAGCAGGCAGCGCCGGCTGTGTGCCAGGAACACTGTTTGCTGTGAAAAATAAATTAAATCCTACTCGCGAACAGATGGTGCGTTTTCTATTTACCTCGGGTGCATTTGGCTTTGTCGTGGCGAACAATGCCTCCATCTCTGGTGCAGCGGGAGGCTGCCAGGCTGAAGTTGGTTCAGCTGCCGGAATGGCATCAGCTGCGATTGTAGAAATGGCTGGAGGAACCCCGGCACAATCTGCTGAGGCGATGGCAATCACGCTTAAGAATATGCTCGGGCTCATCTGTGATCCTGTAGCAGGATTAGTAGAAGTTCCCTGTGTGAAAAGGAATGCGATGGGCGCAACGAATGCAATCGTATCTGCGGATATGGCACTTGCAGGCGTTACGAGCCGCATCCCTTGTGATGAAGTCATCGATGCCATGCATAAAGTTGGTCAGCGTATGCCGACAGCTTTTCGCGAAACGGCTCAAGGCGGACTTGCTGCTACGCCGACAGGTAAGCAGCTTGAGGCCAAAGTGTACGGCATTCCGTTTGAGAAAGAGTGAGTTCGATGCTGAGTCAATCTATAAGTGAAGTAAAAGGTGTAGGGGAAAAGCTCCAAGCTCATTTGAATGAGCTTGGACTTTTTACAATTGAAGATTTGTTATTCTATTTTCCTTACCGTTATGATACGTATGAAATCAAGCCGCTAACCGAACTGGTTCATAATGAGAAGGCGACCATTGAAGGAGTTCTGACGGCAGAGCCCGCTGTAAACTTTTACGGAAGAAAGAAATCCCGGTTAACGATGACCTTACAGGTGGAGCAATTTGCGGTGAAAGCAGTGATGTTTAATCGGGCTTTTGCTAAAAAACAACTACATAAAGGCGATACCATCACGGTCACTGGAAAGTGGGATCAGCACCGTTTGCAAATTACAGTGAGTCAATTTAAAAAAGGGGAAGCTAAAAGTCAGGATCCGATTCAGCCGGTTTACACGTTGAAAGAAAGTGTAACGCTGAAGACGTTAAGAAAAGTGATAAAAGCAGCCCTTGAGGAGCATGCAGACGAAGTTGAAGAAATTTTGCCTGAAGAAACGTTGCTTACCTATAAACTTCCGGACCGCAGGCAAGCGTTGATGCAAATGCATTACCCTGAAAGTCGCATCATGCTCAAGCATTCAAAAAGGCGATTTATTTATGAGGAATTTCTCGTATTTCAATTGAAAATGCAGCTGCTAAGAAAGCTGCATCGCGAGTCTACTAAAGGAAACGCACAAAACTATAATAATGACAAGTTAACCAACTTTGTACAGGGGCTTCCGTTTGAACTGACAGCTGCACAAAAACGTTCACTGGCGGAGATTTTAAAGGATATGAAGAATCCTTACCGTATGAATCGGCTTCTGCAAGGGGATGTCGGGTCAGGGAAAACAGCCGTTGCAGCGATTGCTTTATATGCTTCGATTACGACAGGTAAGCAAGGAGCCCTCATGGTGCCGACTGAAATTCTTGCTGAACAGCACTACCATTCACTAAGTGAAATGTTTGCCGGCAGAGCTCATGTAGTTTTGTTAACAGGTTCTGTGAAAGGTAAAAAACGTAAAGAAATTCTGGAGTCCATTAAGGCCCACGAAGCGGATATCATTGTGGGAACACATGCCCTGATTCAGGAGGAAGTTGATTTTAACGAGCTGGGCTTTGTGATCGTAGACGAGCAGCACCGCTTCGGTGTTAACCAGCGCCGTGCGTTAAGGGGAAAAGGCTTGAATCCAGATGTATTGTTCATGACGGCAACGCCGATTCCGAGAACCCTGGCCATTACGGCGTTTGGTGATATGGACGTATCGGTAATTGATGAAATGCCAGCTGGGCGAAAACCGATTGAAACCTACTGGATTAAAGGCGGAATGACGGACCGCCTGCTGGGTTTTATTAAAAAAGTGGTCACGAATGATCAGCAGGCCTATGTAATTTGTCCATTGATTGAGGAGTCTGATCAGTTAGACATTCAAAATGCGGTTGATTTATATCAGCAAATTGCTGAAGTTTATGAACCTGATATTTCAGTCGGCCTCATGCATGGACGCCTTCATAATGAAGAAAAAGAAGAAGTTATGAAGCGTTTTGCGGAAAATGAATTGCAAGTGCTCGTGTCAACCACAGTCGTTGAGGTAGGAGTGAATGTTCCAAATGCAACTGTAATGGTGATCCATGACGCGGAACGATTTGGACTTTCTCAGCTTCATCAACTGCGTGGCCGTGTCGGTCGAGGAAGTGAACAAAGTTATTGTATTTTACTCGCTGATCCTAAAGGTGACGTAGGCAAAGAACGGATGCGGATTATGACAGAAACGAATGATGGCTTTGAATTGTCTGAGCAGGATTTAAAACTAAGAGGACCTGGAGACTTTTTTGGCAGAAAACAAAGCGGCCTGCCTGAATTTAAAGTGGGCGACATGGTCCATGACTATCGAGCTCTTGAAACGGCCAGAGCCGATGCTGCTGAAATAATAGCAAACGGTTCGTTGGTTCATGATGAACAATTTAAGCCGCTGAAAGCGATCATTGCGCAAGATGAGCATATCAGCGGTGAAGTCCTTGATTGAGGCTGGGACATAACTAAACTTCTTGAATGAAAAAACAAGCGATGTGCTGTTTAAGCGAAGTATATTTTCGTAGCGTGTTATAGGACCAATCATAGCTTTTTACTTAGTTCGGAATTTCATTTGATAAAAACGCTTTCGTTCCAGCCTCGTCGTGTCAACCGGGAAAGCTTGCACTTTTGTTCTGTTGTATGTTTTTATCGTTTCCTCGAACAATATAGGGAAACTATTGCGTAATTGATTCAGGTATTATATATTACTGTTAGTACCTAGTCATAAAATTTGTGACAATCGAACGGTGGGAACGTGATGAAACGTACAAAACAGATGAGGCAAAGTGAATTAAAGGCAACCATTGACGCTACTCCATTCATCACTGATGAAACGCTGGCGACCCATTTTGGGGTTAGTATTCAGACCATTCGTCTCGACCGTATGGAATTATCAATTCCTGAATTGAGAGAACGAATCAAATCTGTAGCTACCCAGGAATGGAACGAAACCGTGAAAGCTCTTCCGATTGAGGAAGTCATCGGGGAAGTGGTTGATTTGGAACTTGATCAACGTGCCATTTCCATTATGGATATTAAATCAGAACATGTTTTCTCAAGGAATCACATTGCCCGCGGGCATCATTTATTTGCTCAGGCCAATTCCCTTGCTGTAGCTGTAATTGATGATGAGCTGGCCCTGACAGCTGAGTCGAGGATACGCTTTATGCGGCAAGTTAAGCAAGGTGAGCGTGTTATAGCAAAAGCATTCGTCCGAGGCGATGGTGATAAAGGGCGCACGCTCGTGGATGTTCACAGCTATGTAGAGAATGAGGAAGTGTTCGCAGGTACATTTGAAATGTTTCGTCAGCAAGAGTCGAAGGAGTGAAGTAAGCAATGAAACTAGCCATAGATGCTATGGGCGGAGATCATGCTCCTGAGTCGATCGTTATGGGGGCGGTGCAAGCCGTTTCTAAGATTGATGATCTGTCCATAACCTTGATAGGTGATGAGAAAAAAATCAATCCTTTATTAGGTGACACAGCAAATATTTCCGTTATACATACAGAGGAAAAAATCACATCAGATGATGAGCCTGTTAAAGCAGTTCGCAGAAAAAAGACGGCCTCAATGGTGTTGATGGCAAAAGAAGTAAGTGAAGGCAGAGCTGATGGATGTATATCAGCCGGGAATACAGGCGCGCTTATGAGTGCCGGTTTATTTATCGTCGGCAGAATGAAAGGAATCGATCGCCCGGCATTAAGTCCTACGCTTCCTACAGAAGATGGCAAAGGCTTTCTTCTGCTCGATGTAGGCGCCAATGTGGATGCAAAACCGAATCATTTATTGCAATACGCAATTATGGGTTCTATCTACAGTGAAAAAGTCCGTGAAATATCCTCGCCAAGAGTAGGGTTATTGAATGTAGGGACAGAAGACGGAAAGGGAAGCGAATTAACGAAGCAGGTGTTTAAGCTGCTCTCAGATGCACCGATTAATTTTATCGGTAATGTGGAAGCCAGAGATTTATTAATGGGCGTCGCTGACGTAGTCGTGACCGATGGGTTTACTGGAAACGTAACACTAAAAACACTCGAGGGTACGGCTATGACGATGTTTTCCATGATGAAGAAAACGTTCATGTCCAGCTTTAAAACGAAGCTTGCTGCAGGGCTTGTTAAAAACGATTTAAAACAGTTAAAGGATCAGCTGGATTATTCTGAGTATGGAGGTGCAGGCTTGTTTGGTCTGGCTTCACCTGTCATAAAAGCTCATGGTTCTTCTAATGAACGTGCAGTGTATAATGCGATTCGGCAAGCGTGTGAAATGATCGAACGAAATGTGTCTACAACAATCGCTGATACGATGAAAGAACTGCAGGCAAAGGAGGATAACGAATGAAACGTATAGCTTATATTTTTCCAGGCCAAGGCTCCCAGGAGGTTGGTATGGGACAGGAAATGTACGAAAATTACCCCCAAGTAAAAGAACTATTCGATGCAGCGGATGAGGCATTAGGTTATTCGCTGACATCCTTAATGTTTGAAGGGCCAGCTGAGGAATTAACGAAAACCGAAAATGCACAGCCAGCTCTGTTGTTAAATAGTGTTGCCATTGCAAAGGTGTTAGAGGAAGAGGGCGTTACCCCGGCCATGACAGCTGGTCACAGTTTAGGGGAATACAGCGCATTAGTTAGTGCAGGGGCCCTTGATGCAATTGACGCGGTTAAACTTGTTCATACACGTGGTAAATTAATGGAAGAGGCCTATCCGACAGGGTTAGGAGCCATGGCGGCCGTTCTTGGTTTGGAAAAAGAGGAGATTGAACGCGTTTTAGCGAAAATGGATCAAGACCAGCCGGTGGATCTAGCCAACATCAATTGCCCTGGTCAAATTGTGATCGCCGGAACATCAGACGGGGTAAAACAAGCTTCTGAACAGCTGCAGGAAGCGGGAGCAAAGCGCGTATTGCCCCTTAACGTCAGCGGTCCTTTTCATTCAAGATTAATGAAGCCGGCGAGTGAAAGTTTTTCAAATTCTCTTGCGAAGACTGTGCTGCATGACGCTAAAATTCCAGTGTACGCAAATGTATCAGCAGAAGCTGTTACAGATGCC encodes the following:
- the sdaAA gene encoding L-serine ammonia-lyase, iron-sulfur-dependent, subunit alpha, which gives rise to MFKNVAELIQLAESKGEKISEIMIQQEVEVKQVSREEIFSQMERNLAVMEEAVEDGLKGVESHSGLTGGDAVLVQNYMRDHEPLSGNLLMDAVSKAVATNEVNAAMGTICATPTAGSAGCVPGTLFAVKNKLNPTREQMVRFLFTSGAFGFVVANNASISGAAGGCQAEVGSAAGMASAAIVEMAGGTPAQSAEAMAITLKNMLGLICDPVAGLVEVPCVKRNAMGATNAIVSADMALAGVTSRIPCDEVIDAMHKVGQRMPTAFRETAQGGLAATPTGKQLEAKVYGIPFEKE
- the recG gene encoding ATP-dependent DNA helicase RecG; this encodes MLSQSISEVKGVGEKLQAHLNELGLFTIEDLLFYFPYRYDTYEIKPLTELVHNEKATIEGVLTAEPAVNFYGRKKSRLTMTLQVEQFAVKAVMFNRAFAKKQLHKGDTITVTGKWDQHRLQITVSQFKKGEAKSQDPIQPVYTLKESVTLKTLRKVIKAALEEHADEVEEILPEETLLTYKLPDRRQALMQMHYPESRIMLKHSKRRFIYEEFLVFQLKMQLLRKLHRESTKGNAQNYNNDKLTNFVQGLPFELTAAQKRSLAEILKDMKNPYRMNRLLQGDVGSGKTAVAAIALYASITTGKQGALMVPTEILAEQHYHSLSEMFAGRAHVVLLTGSVKGKKRKEILESIKAHEADIIVGTHALIQEEVDFNELGFVIVDEQHRFGVNQRRALRGKGLNPDVLFMTATPIPRTLAITAFGDMDVSVIDEMPAGRKPIETYWIKGGMTDRLLGFIKKVVTNDQQAYVICPLIEESDQLDIQNAVDLYQQIAEVYEPDISVGLMHGRLHNEEKEEVMKRFAENELQVLVSTTVVEVGVNVPNATVMVIHDAERFGLSQLHQLRGRVGRGSEQSYCILLADPKGDVGKERMRIMTETNDGFELSEQDLKLRGPGDFFGRKQSGLPEFKVGDMVHDYRALETARADAAEIIANGSLVHDEQFKPLKAIIAQDEHISGEVLD
- the fapR gene encoding transcription factor FapR, with the protein product MKRTKQMRQSELKATIDATPFITDETLATHFGVSIQTIRLDRMELSIPELRERIKSVATQEWNETVKALPIEEVIGEVVDLELDQRAISIMDIKSEHVFSRNHIARGHHLFAQANSLAVAVIDDELALTAESRIRFMRQVKQGERVIAKAFVRGDGDKGRTLVDVHSYVENEEVFAGTFEMFRQQESKE
- the plsX gene encoding phosphate acyltransferase PlsX, yielding MKLAIDAMGGDHAPESIVMGAVQAVSKIDDLSITLIGDEKKINPLLGDTANISVIHTEEKITSDDEPVKAVRRKKTASMVLMAKEVSEGRADGCISAGNTGALMSAGLFIVGRMKGIDRPALSPTLPTEDGKGFLLLDVGANVDAKPNHLLQYAIMGSIYSEKVREISSPRVGLLNVGTEDGKGSELTKQVFKLLSDAPINFIGNVEARDLLMGVADVVVTDGFTGNVTLKTLEGTAMTMFSMMKKTFMSSFKTKLAAGLVKNDLKQLKDQLDYSEYGGAGLFGLASPVIKAHGSSNERAVYNAIRQACEMIERNVSTTIADTMKELQAKEDNE
- the fabD gene encoding ACP S-malonyltransferase — protein: MKRIAYIFPGQGSQEVGMGQEMYENYPQVKELFDAADEALGYSLTSLMFEGPAEELTKTENAQPALLLNSVAIAKVLEEEGVTPAMTAGHSLGEYSALVSAGALDAIDAVKLVHTRGKLMEEAYPTGLGAMAAVLGLEKEEIERVLAKMDQDQPVDLANINCPGQIVIAGTSDGVKQASEQLQEAGAKRVLPLNVSGPFHSRLMKPASESFSNSLAKTVLHDAKIPVYANVSAEAVTDASKIQSLLVEQLYSPVRFQEILEQFVEEDIEAIVEVGHGKVLSGLVRKVKRRMKTFAIGDPESAASFLEWYKEDS